Within Spinacia oleracea cultivar Varoflay chromosome 4, BTI_SOV_V1, whole genome shotgun sequence, the genomic segment TGGTCCAGAGGTTTCTGATGGGCAATGTTCGGTTACGTCCCCAAACGTGAAGGAagatgaaataaaaaaaaagccaCCTAAGGGTGTTGATGATGCTTAGAGATAAGTGTGTCTTCTATAAACcctcttttaattatatttggATTGCTGGTTAGCTGTGGAGACATAAGGTGGAGTAgccaacaactgtgatctgttgttggcaaggggtgttgttgttttgttgatgatgtgatagGGTTTGGAGTGTATTCATGTCCTCTATTATTGCCTTGTTGCTTGAAACATGTTGccttgttgattgatgaatgttgccttgttgattgatgaatgttgccttgttgattgatgaatgttGCCTTGTGTGCTTGCTGATTTAATAATGTTGCCTGTTGAAACTGTCATATGTTTGCTGGTTGATTAGTGTTGCCTTGAGAGGGGTGAAAGCATATGGGATGGGTTTATGAATAAAATTTTAACATGTGATTGGAAAAAAACAGTTTCATTAAAGTCCCCTCTTATTGTTTGTCTTTCCTGAATGCTTGGTCTGTGATGTTAGGGTTTGAATGAGGTCTATGATGAGTCTTTCAGTGCTGAGAAACTATCCATGTTTCATAAACCACAGTGCGCCATTAGCATCCAGCCGTAGGCTGTATGAGGCTTTTGTGTGCTAATGGTTTGTGAACATGGTGTGGTTCAATGAAGCTTGGGGACATCTGAGACCAAATTTAACatgatgatgagtctttcatatgCAGAGTCTTTCATATGCTGATGTGTTTTTTCAAGTTACatcgatgatgagtctttcatatgCTGAGAAACAATTCAAGTTACCTACACTCActcgtgctgccattagtatcagtGATGATGCTTCTCAGGCGCTAAGTGTGTGTAGGTTGAATTTGtttcaatgatgcttggggacatctgAGATGAATTCTGATGTCATGCATGTTTTACTTTTGTTAGTTAGGTGGTCCTTCAAAGGGGATTGACTTATTTTTAAATATCCAATGCGATAGTTCACAATTTGTCAATTCCCTTTGGAAGGACCACCATGACACTTAAACAACATGTTTGATTGTGGTGTTAATGATAATCAATGATGTTAAAGGTTGATATCCTGAGATTTATGTTTCAATACTTGTCCTTTAACTCCTTTTGTCGAATGGAGTGATTGTCATTTCACATGATCAGTagtgaatatcaatcattccgttCGGCAAAAGGATGTTAAAGTTGAGAAAATATTGATACAATAGATCAATGATGCTATTCAACAACTCTGAGATTGGAACCCTAATGTTTGCTAATGTCCCATGTGTGAGTTTGGTCATTGTTAAAATTTGGAAACATACTACATATATGCTGTAAATCAACCTATCtgagattgttgtgccttgtccATTGCTGCCTTGTTATTTGTTTTGAGTCATCTATGATGAGTCTTCATTTGCTGACACTCAAACCCTATATTCCATTAACACTCATGCGCCATTAGCATGAATAATGCTTCTCAGGAGCTAAGTGTTGGTGGATGGGGTTTGTGTGagggatgcttggggacattctgagatggTTGTGTGTACTTGCTTCTATGTACTTGATGCCTTCTTCTTCATGCTTTGTTCAATGATGAATTGGTTTAAGCATATCGAATTTTACTTTTGTTGACGCATCGGTATCTAGGTGGTAAgattttccatctgaaaatgatgtgatattcaTTCTTTCCATTTAgatgccgatgtgtttagagaaGTGATTTTGCATATGACTTTCTAAGTATGTTGTAAGTAAATACCTTGCCTTTGCTGCCTTGCTCATGGCCTTGTTTTTTTGAGttgttcaatgatgaaatgATTTAGTAACTCGAATATTACATCTTTTGACGCATCGGTTTCAAAATGGGAATAaattccatctgaaaatgatgtgatattcattctttccattttgaagctgatgtgtttagagttgtgATTTTGCATGTCCTGAGTTTCCTACACTTTTAGTATCCTCTGTCAAATGGAGTGACTTTTCTTTCCCATTTCTGTTTGTGTTAGTCATTCACTCCATTTGGGAGGAGGatattaaagtttaggattcaaTGATGATGAACACATACAAACTGAGAACAACATGTCCCCATGCTTTGCCTTGGCTTGAAAATGAATTCATGTGTTGCCTTGAAAACATAAAGTTGTCCCCTTAATGGTTTAAGGAATGGCTGACTCATTAAATTGGTGCATTGTTGCCTTATGATTTTGACTTATCCTGAAATCATATGTTAATATGCAATGTACATGTTCCCTTATGATTTTGAATAATCCTGAAATCATATGTTAATATGCAATGTACATGAATAACTACAAATATGTGAGTATGATGAACAAAAACTAAAGATTAACAACAACAAATTGATTCATTCATTCTTCCAGTTGATATGTTGCTTCCAAAATGTTTTAAATACATGTGATGCTTTCATTCaagcttacaaaagtgacaTTTTGTTTGCTCTTGTAATTTTTAAAACATGttcccaaaacacaaaaagtaaTCTCTCGTTCTTGCTCTATACTTCACTGATTTGCTCTCCATTCATCAACAAGTTGTTTGCATTCATTCACAGCCCACCTTGGGGCCTTAACTTGTTCTGGCAGATTCCCCTcatcttctaaaatctttttcttGTTGTGTGGGAGTTGGTAGTCATTGTCCCCCTTGTGTTTCAAAATTTCATTTCCAACATATTGAAGTGACATCCACACATTAGATAGAGTCTTTGCATGCAGTTCATTATATGCCTCAGTCACAGCACCACTTAAATCTTCAACTGTTTTAGGCATCTTTTTGTGCATTAGTGATTGAATTGACCTAAAGAACCCCAAGTCTAATATGTTAcaatctggactgtttgctgGCTGCTGAGTCAATATCAATGTGAAGCCATCTTGCTTGTAATGTTGCTGCCATTCTTGatcattttgcaaaatgtgtgcCTTTGCATTGTCTTGAATGATGTATATCACCCTTTCCCCCTCATGTGGTGGCCATTTCTCTTTAATTGCTGGGATTAGGTAGTTGATTAGCATGGCCCTAGTTGCAATCTGATTAACTGACTTGATTGGTTTAGTCTCAATTGTCCCcttgactctatttttggatgttCTCTTTGCTGCCACTGCATCTGTGAATGGAAATATACCAAGTTTCCCATCCCACTCACACTGCCCATCTTGTCCCCACCTTGGCCTTGCTACTGCTGCCATAAACATGAACTTTGGAATCTTAGTTCTTGATTTTCCCTTCCTGTGTGGAAATGGTTCATTGTTTGCTAAATAAACTCTTTGACTTTTTTGTGTAAGATAGAACCATTTCTCATCGATGTGAATGAAATCATACATGCTGTAATATGTGGGATCATTTGGTATTGAGTAGTCCATTAAGAGACCAAGTACCCACTTCATCCTTGCCATCTTGCATTCTTCTGAAATGCCTGGATTCAATGGACTTGAATGTGGTTTTATCTGTTTTCTTTTCACCATTCTCCAAACTGTTGTGGGACTCAAATTGAGCATCCTTGCTAGATCAATAATGGTTGTTCTATCCCCCATGGCTATGGAGGCTATAGACTCATATGTTACTTGAATTCTCTTTCTCCCACAGTTGTGATATTTGCTATCATAGAAATACGAATCCATGGCTGCCTTATGTGCCAATGCTCTCTGCCATATTAGTCTAATTGTCTTCCTTGTGTAACCAAACTTTATAACAGCCTGCCTATTTGTCCCATGAATGAGTTCATCTGAATGCTTTTCTTTTCTTAAGAGAAGGAACAACAAGATTTCCAACCTTAATTCGTTGTTAATCCTTGGGGTTCTAGGCTTATGATGATTTTGCTCTGTTTCTGTTTGATGAATTGGAGATGGTGGGAA encodes:
- the LOC130471546 gene encoding uncharacterized protein — translated: MASDQEEDEFLGFSDDEGDGTNSDSDYDDDEATQNAVSEVNAHQIGDFEQNQQLPDLNEVGQEYAQECEVGPQHTSGISDNHSVPFLFDLNMPTQQEFPPSPIHQTETEQNHHKPRTPRINNELRLEILLFLLLRKEKHSDELIHGTNRQAVIKFGYTRKTIRLIWQRALAHKAAMDSYFYDSKYHNCGRKRIQVTYESIASIAMGDRTTIIDLARMLNLSPTTVWRMVKRKQIKPHSSPLNPGISEECKMARMKWVLGLLMDYSIPNDPTYYSMYDFIHIDEKWFYLTQKSQRVYLANNEPFPHRKGKSRTKIPKFMFMAAVARPRWGQDGQCEWDGKLGIFPFTDAVAAKRTSKNRVKGTIETKPIKSVNQIATRAMLINYLIPAIKEKWPPHEGERVIYIIQDNAKAHILQNDQEWQQHYKQDGFTLILTQQPANSPDCNILDLGFFRSIQSLMHKKMPKTVEDLSGAVTEAYNELHAKTLSNVWMSLQYVGNEILKHKGDNDYQLPHNKKKILEDEGNLPEQVKAPRWAVNECKQLVDEWRANQ